The Bacteroidales bacterium genome has a window encoding:
- a CDS encoding T9SS type A sorting domain-containing protein — translation MKKSYTLLIFIFCFLLQGYGQCIKEQISTDPTNPVNNEIPAMKNYFDWMQPSFQLNSSEININPIASPFYQVDNDIINHFVDSKDYLPIDGWELIKKDFGYNGTGIVTSPYLILYNRFSGILRCFVAMKQVAGYNAAKFTLSFTSASPDRTHSLSSIGTPLDKQIGIPEISVPTAFTNDPGKWFYADFAMNYDPCICNANSKLLISVDLIRNSSIDMKGFYEGTLVSIDNGNINKINTGSSLSLKNIGSSFEKGQKVYNSIEKLKNEQLKNVLSKSQYWNNWVNSQAVHLDDLSLADLDYFVQTNTLESFVTTEYNFFKDKLNLFQKELISDNFLKTGLRAAPYIGAAFSFIDAFISGGRQATSPQPVKLMPMSINMNATYSGTITTDLPYRDIIFYNPGTSASTMSNYNEYPYYNNGLGVMNLVETPKVDVQEDINYWYEPDTWANIYDIQWKFRMNANQIKYIINPNAGVKDSAEIFAQLIFQFTTDQGYGATLDFGNSPIIDFQNPEFNKYFYYSKPMPLSFYNDLTINAQASYTTQYTELVSVSLKLFFNFKRSDNLSNAQNIFYVSTFPTIINKVSSVAQGSLSSIPNYKTFYEQGNKTIVSNEKAWETIEVRNTTLSSASNFYLSASNIILKNGAVIKPGITIKAGDPIGVIPVNISPIPVSNIDCLSRYPLRSSKKNNTDNDNIKVFPNPFNEQLRIEDLNNSIATINLFDLQGRLIYSTKEVSSSNTINTSEYPLGVYILKLYTKNGPIIKKIIKSN, via the coding sequence ATGAAAAAAAGTTACACACTCCTAATATTTATTTTCTGTTTTTTACTACAAGGATATGGACAATGTATTAAAGAACAGATATCTACCGATCCAACAAATCCGGTAAATAATGAGATCCCAGCTATGAAAAATTATTTCGATTGGATGCAACCATCTTTTCAACTAAATTCAAGCGAAATTAATATTAATCCTATTGCATCTCCGTTCTATCAGGTTGATAACGACATTATTAATCATTTTGTAGATTCTAAAGACTATCTTCCAATAGATGGATGGGAATTAATAAAGAAAGATTTTGGGTATAATGGTACTGGAATTGTTACCTCTCCCTACCTTATCTTATATAATCGATTTAGTGGTATATTAAGATGTTTTGTTGCCATGAAACAAGTTGCAGGATATAATGCAGCTAAATTTACATTAAGTTTTACATCAGCTTCACCTGATAGAACACATTCACTTTCGTCAATAGGAACACCTCTTGATAAACAGATTGGAATTCCAGAAATTTCTGTGCCTACTGCTTTCACAAATGATCCGGGAAAATGGTTTTATGCTGATTTTGCAATGAATTACGATCCTTGTATTTGTAACGCTAACTCTAAACTGTTAATCTCCGTTGATTTGATAAGAAATTCCTCTATCGATATGAAAGGATTTTATGAGGGAACACTTGTTAGTATTGATAATGGGAATATCAATAAAATAAATACAGGAAGTAGTTTATCATTAAAAAATATTGGAAGTTCTTTTGAAAAAGGTCAAAAAGTGTATAATTCAATTGAAAAATTGAAAAATGAGCAACTTAAAAACGTATTGTCTAAATCGCAGTATTGGAATAATTGGGTGAATTCTCAAGCAGTTCATTTAGATGATCTTTCTCTTGCTGATTTGGACTATTTTGTTCAAACTAATACATTAGAGTCATTCGTAACGACTGAGTATAATTTTTTTAAAGATAAACTCAATTTGTTTCAAAAAGAACTCATTTCAGATAATTTTCTTAAAACTGGTCTCAGAGCAGCACCTTATATAGGAGCAGCATTTTCTTTTATTGATGCATTTATTTCTGGGGGAAGACAAGCGACAAGTCCACAACCAGTTAAATTAATGCCAATGTCAATTAATATGAATGCAACATATTCTGGTACAATTACAACTGATTTGCCCTATAGAGATATAATATTCTATAACCCAGGAACGTCAGCATCAACAATGAGTAATTATAACGAATATCCCTACTACAATAATGGTTTAGGTGTAATGAATTTAGTTGAAACGCCAAAAGTTGATGTACAAGAAGATATTAATTATTGGTATGAACCTGACACTTGGGCAAATATTTATGATATTCAGTGGAAATTTCGCATGAATGCTAATCAGATTAAATATATTATAAACCCAAATGCTGGAGTAAAAGATAGTGCAGAAATTTTTGCTCAACTTATATTTCAATTTACAACTGACCAAGGTTATGGGGCCACCCTTGATTTCGGAAATTCTCCAATTATCGACTTTCAAAATCCAGAATTTAATAAATATTTCTATTACTCAAAGCCAATGCCCTTATCATTTTATAATGATTTAACGATTAACGCTCAGGCCTCATATACAACTCAATACACTGAACTTGTATCAGTTTCATTAAAACTTTTTTTCAATTTTAAGAGATCAGATAACCTCTCGAATGCTCAAAACATATTTTACGTTTCAACGTTCCCAACTATAATAAATAAAGTTAGTTCAGTTGCCCAAGGTTCTCTATCTTCAATACCAAATTATAAAACCTTTTATGAACAAGGTAATAAAACCATAGTATCTAATGAAAAGGCATGGGAAACAATTGAAGTTAGAAATACAACACTATCCTCCGCTTCAAATTTTTACTTATCAGCAAGCAATATTATCCTTAAAAACGGAGCAGTAATTAAACCTGGAATTACAATTAAAGCAGGAGACCCGATTGGAGTAATACCTGTTAATATTAGCCCTATTCCAGTATCAAATATTGATTGTTTAAGCAGGTATCCTTTAAGATCTTCTAAGAAGAATAATACTGATAATGATAACATAAAAGTTTTCCCAAATCCTTTTAATGAGCAACTTAGAATTGAGGATTTAAATAACTCAATAGCTACTATTAACTTATTTGACTTACAAGGTCGTTTGATATATTCTACCAAAGAGGTCAGTTCTTCAAATACTATTAACACAAGCGAATACCCACTAGGTGTTTACATATTGAAACTTTATACTAAGAATGGTCCAATTATTAAAAAGATTATTAAATCAAATTAG
- a CDS encoding TonB-dependent receptor, with amino-acid sequence MVNAQGVTTSSLNGRVLDGNGSPLPGATVVVVHEPSGTSYGTTTLGGGNYMLTGLRVGGPYTVTISFVGYAPAVYKDIDLNLGETYVLNGELKEATTEIKEVVVSAVRNPIINSQRTGALTNISRREVTSIPTINRSITDLSKLTPQSQGNSFAGRDGRFNSITVDGAAFNNNFGLSSNPLPGGEAQPISLDAIEQVTVNIAPFDVRLSQFTGASINAVTRSGDNNYKGSLYTYLRPESFTGSTVNGKDVVGANSRSSNNYGLSLGGPIIKNKVFFFVNGEIEKVNIPGVDWKPSTDGVAVANQLIARTTEVDLIRVKDHLINTYGYDPGKYQGFDPFKNKNTKLLARIDWNISSKHKLIVRYNDVVGTSDQQTNANSGPLALRGSSRIGTQSIAFSNSFYGFKNTVRSFTTELNSAFNTRISNKFLASYTFIQDTRTSPSKLFPFVDIWQGGDQYMSFGYELFSFNNDVTNKNLSFTNNTTFNFNKHTITAGASFDRLFFRNAYIREGTSYYRYASVDDFINGATPIGFGVTYGYNGNDAPGSELTFGLGAVYGQDEWKVNSNIKLTFGMRIEKPFFFDKLTDNPAIAALDFNGKKIDVSSWPKSKLLFSPRLGFNWDVKGDRSLQVRGGTGIFTGLLPFVWFTNQPTNSGVIQSPEIGWAAGNANLTGLAFHPDYKQFIADNPTLFPQTPGALPNGSSLAEVSKDFKMPQVWRSNLAVDVELPYNMVFTGELLYGKDINAVQQLNINEKPADNTMVGADSRPFWTYNAASAVQNGIRRYQTGIANATILSNTSKGYQYSVTAQLTKNFSHGLSGMFAYTYSAAKDISSNPGSSASSAYSSNTGIGSLNNPGLSYSNFSTPHSLVGYATYRIEYAKMFATTISISYKGYQTGRWSYTYSNDLNNDGFSSDLMYIPKDASEITFVDYTPTGGVLMTAAEQSAAFFEYVNDNDYLSKHKGEYAERFGHVQPWVHRFDIKILQDIFTNFGSNRKYTLQLSIDLLNVGNMINDNWGTISYVPLANYENIRPLTMVGRPTVTTAPTFRLNANTVDAFKAGTSLTKTISTSNTWGALFGLRFIF; translated from the coding sequence ATGGTTAATGCGCAGGGTGTAACCACCTCGTCGCTAAACGGACGGGTTCTTGATGGCAATGGTTCTCCACTACCTGGTGCAACCGTTGTTGTAGTTCATGAACCATCTGGTACTTCATATGGTACAACTACCCTTGGAGGTGGTAACTATATGCTTACAGGGTTAAGGGTCGGGGGACCATATACAGTTACAATTTCGTTTGTAGGTTATGCTCCTGCTGTCTATAAAGATATTGACCTTAACCTTGGCGAGACTTATGTTTTAAATGGTGAGTTAAAAGAAGCAACCACCGAGATAAAGGAGGTTGTTGTTTCTGCGGTCAGAAACCCTATAATCAACTCTCAACGCACTGGTGCTCTGACCAACATCAGCCGCAGAGAGGTTACTAGTATTCCGACAATTAACCGTAGTATCACGGATCTTTCGAAATTGACGCCCCAATCCCAAGGCAACTCATTTGCTGGACGTGATGGTCGATTCAATTCAATTACAGTCGATGGAGCTGCTTTCAATAACAATTTTGGTCTTAGCAGCAATCCTCTTCCTGGTGGTGAGGCACAACCGATTTCATTGGATGCTATTGAACAGGTAACTGTTAATATTGCACCTTTTGATGTAAGATTATCACAATTTACTGGTGCGAGTATAAATGCTGTTACAAGAAGTGGTGACAACAACTACAAAGGATCTTTGTATACTTATTTACGGCCTGAATCTTTTACGGGAAGTACTGTTAATGGTAAGGATGTTGTTGGGGCAAATTCAAGGAGCAGCAATAATTATGGGCTAAGTTTAGGTGGTCCTATAATCAAGAATAAAGTATTCTTTTTTGTAAATGGTGAAATCGAAAAGGTTAATATCCCTGGCGTTGACTGGAAACCAAGTACCGATGGTGTTGCTGTTGCAAATCAATTGATTGCTAGAACAACAGAGGTCGATTTGATTAGAGTAAAAGATCACCTTATCAATACTTATGGTTACGATCCGGGTAAATACCAAGGTTTTGATCCTTTTAAAAATAAGAATACTAAATTACTTGCTCGTATCGACTGGAATATTAGTTCAAAACATAAATTGATTGTTCGTTATAACGATGTAGTTGGTACTTCAGACCAACAAACCAACGCAAATAGCGGACCACTTGCACTTCGTGGTTCATCGCGTATTGGAACACAATCAATAGCCTTCTCAAATTCTTTTTACGGGTTTAAGAATACAGTTCGTTCATTCACTACTGAATTAAATAGTGCATTCAACACCAGAATTTCGAACAAATTCCTTGCTAGTTATACATTTATTCAAGATACACGTACTAGCCCATCTAAACTTTTTCCATTTGTTGATATTTGGCAAGGTGGCGATCAGTATATGTCGTTTGGTTATGAACTGTTTAGTTTTAATAATGATGTAACAAACAAAAACCTTAGTTTCACCAATAACACAACTTTCAACTTTAACAAGCATACTATTACCGCAGGTGCTTCATTTGATCGTTTATTCTTCCGTAACGCATATATTCGTGAAGGAACATCATACTACCGTTATGCTTCGGTTGATGACTTTATTAATGGTGCAACCCCAATCGGTTTTGGTGTTACCTATGGTTATAATGGTAACGATGCTCCAGGTTCAGAGTTAACTTTTGGTCTGGGTGCTGTTTATGGACAAGATGAATGGAAGGTGAATTCTAACATAAAATTAACTTTTGGTATGCGTATCGAAAAACCATTCTTTTTCGATAAACTAACCGATAACCCCGCAATTGCAGCGTTAGATTTCAATGGTAAAAAAATAGACGTAAGTTCGTGGCCAAAGAGTAAACTGCTCTTCTCACCCCGTTTGGGATTTAACTGGGATGTGAAAGGGGATCGTTCATTGCAAGTACGTGGAGGAACAGGTATTTTTACTGGTCTGCTACCATTTGTATGGTTCACAAACCAACCTACAAACTCCGGGGTAATTCAATCTCCTGAAATTGGTTGGGCTGCTGGTAATGCTAACCTTACAGGATTGGCTTTCCATCCTGACTATAAACAGTTTATTGCTGATAATCCAACTCTTTTCCCTCAAACTCCAGGAGCTCTTCCAAACGGTTCAAGCCTTGCAGAGGTTTCAAAAGATTTTAAAATGCCTCAGGTATGGCGTTCGAATTTAGCGGTTGATGTTGAACTCCCATATAATATGGTGTTTACTGGGGAGTTACTATATGGTAAGGATATTAATGCCGTTCAACAGCTAAATATTAATGAGAAGCCCGCAGATAACACAATGGTAGGTGCTGACTCAAGACCTTTCTGGACTTACAATGCAGCGTCTGCTGTTCAGAATGGGATTAGAAGATATCAAACAGGTATTGCTAATGCAACTATACTTTCAAATACAAGTAAAGGTTATCAGTATTCTGTAACAGCCCAGCTAACCAAGAACTTTAGTCATGGATTATCAGGTATGTTCGCATATACCTACTCAGCAGCTAAGGATATTTCCTCAAACCCCGGCTCATCAGCTTCCTCAGCATACTCATCCAATACAGGTATTGGAAGTCTTAACAATCCTGGGTTAAGCTATTCTAACTTCTCTACACCACATTCATTAGTTGGTTATGCTACTTATAGAATTGAGTACGCCAAGATGTTTGCTACAACAATTTCAATTTCCTACAAGGGATATCAAACTGGTCGTTGGTCATATACCTATTCAAACGACCTAAATAATGATGGTTTCAGCTCTGACCTTATGTATATTCCAAAAGATGCATCTGAGATAACCTTTGTTGACTATACTCCTACTGGCGGTGTTCTTATGACTGCAGCAGAGCAATCAGCGGCATTCTTTGAATATGTTAATGACAATGACTACTTGAGTAAGCACAAAGGAGAATATGCTGAACGTTTTGGACATGTTCAACCTTGGGTTCACCGTTTTGACATTAAAATCCTTCAAGATATTTTCACAAACTTTGGGTCTAACAGAAAATACACCTTGCAGTTAAGTATTGACTTACTTAATGTTGGAAACATGATTAACGATAATTGGGGGACAATTTCTTATGTTCCACTAGCAAATTATGAGAATATTCGTCCTTTAACTATGGTTGGTCGTCCAACAGTAACTACTGCTCCTACTTTTAGGTTGAATGCAAACACTGTTGATGCATTTAAGGCGGGTACATCTTTAACTAAAACAATTAGTACCAGCAATACATGGGGTGCTTTGTTTGGACTTAGATTTATATTTTAA
- a CDS encoding 3-deoxy-D-manno-octulosonic acid transferase → MVFVYNLGILIYQLIVTVVSPFNRKAKLWKKGRNRWESRLRETIKKDDRIVWFHCASLGEFEQGRPVIEAFREKYSDIKILLTFFSPSGYEIRKNYPKADYIFYLPLDKRRNAIKFIEIVNPIATIFVKYEFWYHYLNQLKKRNIPTYIISAIFREEQVFFKSYGKWYRSFLSNFEHLFVQNKKSQELLASIGISNVTVAGDTRFDRVMANAQAAKTISLLEKFALNSKVLVAGSTWQKDEEVILEYLKKNPHNLKLILAPHEINPQDIEKFRAKIGIKSMLYTNPNETDLGDTQVLIIDTIGILSSVYRYGTIAYIGGGFGVGIHNTLEAAVFGVPVIFGPNYQRFQEAVELIEIGSARSIDNLNSFSDSLNHFFISAEMFQKVKNSSNDYFMRKAGATKIILEKIILHDI, encoded by the coding sequence ATGGTATTTGTTTACAACCTAGGAATATTAATCTATCAACTTATTGTTACAGTTGTTTCTCCCTTTAATAGAAAAGCAAAACTCTGGAAAAAAGGGAGGAATAGATGGGAGAGCCGTCTCAGAGAAACGATAAAAAAAGATGATCGGATTGTGTGGTTTCATTGCGCATCGCTTGGGGAGTTTGAACAGGGTCGACCTGTGATTGAGGCTTTCCGTGAAAAATATTCTGACATTAAAATACTTCTTACTTTTTTCTCACCTTCTGGTTATGAGATCAGAAAAAACTACCCTAAAGCCGATTATATATTCTATTTGCCGCTAGATAAAAGGAGAAATGCCATTAAATTTATTGAAATAGTAAATCCAATAGCAACCATTTTTGTCAAGTACGAATTTTGGTATCACTACCTTAATCAACTTAAGAAGCGGAATATTCCAACCTATATTATATCTGCTATTTTCAGAGAAGAACAAGTTTTTTTTAAATCCTACGGGAAGTGGTATCGTAGTTTTCTTTCCAACTTTGAACATCTATTTGTACAGAATAAAAAATCCCAGGAATTACTTGCCAGTATTGGTATTAGTAATGTAACTGTAGCAGGTGATACCCGATTTGATAGGGTAATGGCAAATGCCCAAGCCGCTAAAACAATTTCTTTACTTGAGAAGTTTGCGTTAAATTCTAAAGTACTGGTTGCTGGAAGCACATGGCAAAAGGATGAGGAGGTGATACTAGAGTACTTAAAGAAAAACCCCCATAACCTTAAGTTGATTTTAGCCCCACACGAGATTAACCCACAGGATATCGAAAAATTCAGAGCAAAGATTGGCATTAAATCGATGCTTTATACAAACCCTAACGAGACAGACTTGGGGGATACTCAGGTGTTAATAATAGATACTATCGGAATACTCTCTTCGGTATACAGATATGGAACGATTGCATATATTGGAGGTGGTTTTGGTGTTGGGATTCATAATACTCTTGAAGCAGCGGTGTTTGGAGTGCCAGTTATTTTTGGTCCGAATTACCAAAGGTTTCAGGAGGCGGTTGAGCTAATTGAAATTGGATCCGCTCGTTCAATTGATAATCTGAATAGTTTTTCTGATTCATTAAATCATTTTTTTATTTCGGCAGAGATGTTTCAAAAAGTTAAGAATTCGTCAAATGATTACTTTATGAGAAAAGCGGGTGCAACAAAAATAATTCTGGAGAAAATTATTTTACATGATATTTAA